A genomic region of Cyprinus carpio isolate SPL01 chromosome B13, ASM1834038v1, whole genome shotgun sequence contains the following coding sequences:
- the tmx1 gene encoding thioredoxin-related transmembrane protein 1 codes for MACTDTSTVRMTAGACVFSAFIATCVMLQPASANSANLRVITDGNWEEILTGEWMIEFFAPWCPACQQLQPVWNEFAEWGEDLGVNIAKVDVTEQPGLSGRFIITALPTIYHCKDGVFRRYQGARSKDDFLSFIDEKKWQSIEPLSSWFGPSSFLMNAMSALFKLSMFIRHCHNYLTEQLGVPVWGSYGIFALATLISGLVLGLILVFIADFVFPSRRFASDYHYRKLPAGQVRLLQQLEDEQEADGEEEDDDDDYGGKTEEWRRADGADALRRRGVGVPEEDT; via the exons ATGGCGTGCACAGATACAAGCACAGTCAGGATGACAGCCGGCGCGTGTGTGTTTTCTGCGTTTATCGCAACATGCGTGATGCTGCAGCCCGCGTCGGCCAACTCGGCCAATTTAAGAGTAATCACAGATGGAAACTGGGAGGAAATCCTCACGGGAGAATGGATGATCGAGTT CTTTGCTCCGTGGTGCCCAGCCTGCCAGCAGCTCCAGCCCGTGTGGAATGAGTTTGCAGAATGGGGAGAAGATTTGGGAGTGAATATTGCCAAAGTGGACGTCACCGAGCAGCCAG GTTTGAGCGGGAGGTTCATCATCACAGCTCTCCCAACGATCTACCA CTGTAAAGATGGTGTGTTTCGGCGGTATCAAGGAGCCCGATCTAAAGATGACTTCCTGAGCTTCATTGATGAAAAGAAATGGCAGAGCATAGAGCCGCTCTCTTCCTGGTTCGGCCCCTCATCCTTCCT gatgAATGCAATGTCAGCCCTCTTCAAGTTATCCATGTTCATCAGG CATTGCCATAATTACTTAACGGAGCAGCTGGGCGTCCCGGTTTGGGGCTCGTATGGGATATTTGCTCTTGCAACACTCATCTCAGGATTGGTCCTTGGATTG atACTGGTTTTCATCGCAGATTTTGTGTTCCCATCACGGCGGTTTGCCTCAGATTATCACTACA GGAAACTGCCTGCTGGGCAGGTACGTCTTCTGCAGCAGTTGGAAGATGAACAAGAAGCAGACggagaggaagaggatgatgacgATGATTACGGTGGAAAGACTGAAGAGTGGCGGCGAGCGGACGGAGCCGATGCGCTCAGGAGAAGAGGTGTAGGTGTGCCAGAGGAGGACACCTAG